In the Leishmania panamensis strain MHOM/PA/94/PSC-1 chromosome 30 sequence genome, one interval contains:
- a CDS encoding heat shock protein 70, putative (TriTrypDB/GeneDB-style sysID: LpmP.30.2470), translating to MFARRVCGGAAVSAARLVRCESQKVTGDVIGVDLGTTYSCVATMDGDKARVLENSEGFRTTPSVVAFKGSEKLVGLAAKRQAITNPQSTFYAVKRLIGRRFEDEHIQRDIKNVPYKIVRAGNGDAWVQDGNGKQYSPSQVGAFVLEKMKETAQNFLGHTVSNAVVTCPAYFNDAQRQATKDAGTIAGLNVIRVVNEPTAAALAYGMDKTKDSLIAVYDLGGGTFDISVLEIAGGVFEVKATNGDTHLGGEDFDLALSDYILEEFRKTSGIDLSKERMALQRVREAAEKAKCELSSAMETEVNLPFITANADGAQHIQMHISRSKFEGITTRLIERSIAPCKQCIKDAGVELKEINDVVLVGGMTRMPKVVEEVKRFFQKEPFRGVNPDEAVALGAATLGGVLRGDVKGLVLLDVTPLSLGIETLGGVFTRMIPKNTTIPTKKSQTFSTAADNQTQVGIKVFQGEREMAADNQMMGQFDLVGIPPAPRGVPQVEVTFDIDANGICHVTAKDKATGKTQNITITAHGGLSKEQIEQMVRDSEQHAEADRVKRELVEARNNAETQLTTAERQLGEWKYVSDAEKENVKTHVAELRKAMENPNVAKEDLAAATDKLQKAVMECGRTEYQQAAAANSGSSSNSGEQQQQQQGDQQQQQSSEKN from the coding sequence ATGTTTGCTCGTCGTGTgtgcggaggcgctgcggtgtcgGCTGCGCGGCTGGTGCGCTGCGAGTCGCAGAAGGTCACGGGCGACGTGATTGGCGTGGACCTGGGCACGACGTACAGCTGCGTTGCGACGATGGACGGCGACAAGGCGCGCGTGCTGGAGAACTCGGAGGGCTTCCGGACGACGCCGTCCGTTGTGGCGTTCAAGGGCAGCGAGAAGCTTGTGGGGCTTGCGGCGAAGCGCCAGGCAATCACGAACCCGCAGTCGACGTTCTACGCGGTGAAGCGGCTGATTGGGCGCCGGTTCGAGGACGAGCACATCCAGAGGGACATCAAGAACGTGCCGTACAAGATCGTGCGCGCCGGGAACGGGGACGCGTGGGTGCAGGACGGGAACGGGAAGCAGTACTCGCCGTCGCAGGTGGGCGCGTTcgtgctggagaagatgaaggagaCGGCGCAGAACTTCCTGGGGCACACGGTGAGCAACGCTGTCGTGACGTGCCCCGCGTACTTCAacgacgcgcagcgccaggcGACGAAGGACGCCGGGACGATTGCGGGCCTGAACGTGATCCGGGTGGTGAACGAGCcgacggctgcggcgcttGCGTACGGCATGGACAAGACGAAGGACAGCCTGATCGCCGTGTACGAccttggcggcggcacgtTCGACATCTCGGTGCTCGAGATCGCTGGCGGCGTGTTCGAGGTGAAGGCGACGAACGGCGACACGCACCTTGGCGGCGAGGACTTCGACCTGGCGCTGTCGGACTACATCCTGGAGGAGTTCCGCAAGACGAGCGGGATCGACCTGAGCAAGGAgcggatggcgctgcagcgggtgcgcGAGGccgcggagaaggcgaagtgCGAGCTGTCGTCGGCGATGGAGACGGAGGTGAACCTGCCGTTCATTACCGCGAACGCTGACGGCGCGCAGCACATCCAGATGCACATCAGCCGTAGCAAGTTCGAGGGCATCACGACGAGGCTGATCGAGCGGTCGATTGCGCCGTGCAAGCAGTGCATAAAGGACGCCGGCgtggagctgaaggagatcAACGACGTTGTGCTTGTTGGCGGCATGACGCGCATGccgaaggtggtggaggaggtgaagcgcTTCTTCCAGAAGGAGCCCTTCCGCGGCGTGAACCCcgacgaggcggtggcgcttggcgctgcgacgctgggtggcgtgctgcgcggcgaCGTGAAGGGGCTTGTGCTGCTGGACgtgacgccgctgtcgctgggGATCGAGACGCTTGGCGGGGTGTTCACGCGCATGATCCCGAAGAACACGACGATCCCGACGAAGAAGAGCCAGACGTTCTCGACGGCGGCGGACAACCAGACGCAGGTTGGGATCAAGGTGTTCCAGGGCGAGCGCGAGATGGCGGCGGACAACCAGATGATGGGGCAGTTCGACCTTGTGGGCATCCCGCCCGCGCCGCGCGGCGTGCCGCAGGTTGAGGTGACGTTCGACATCGACGCGAACGGCATCTGCCACGTGACGGCGAAGGACAAGGCGACGGGCAAGACGCAGAACATCACGATCACGGCGCACGGCGGGCTGTCGAAGGAGCAAATCGAGCAGATGGTGCGCGACTCggagcagcacgcagaggCTGACCGCGTGAAGCGTGAGCTTGTGGAGGCGCGCAACAACGCGGAGACGCAGCTGACCACGGCGGAGAGGCAGCTGGGCGAGTGGAAGTACGTGAGCgacgcggagaaggagaacgTGAAGACGcacgtggcggagctgcgcaaggcgATGGAGAACCCGAACGTCGCGAAGGAGGACCTTGCCGCGGCGACGGACAAGCTGCAGAAGGCGGTGATGGAGTGCGGCCGCACAGAGTACCAgcaggccgctgcggccaactccggcagctccagcaactccggcgagcagcagcagcagcagcaaggggaccagcagcagcagcagagcagtgAGAAGAATTAA